tgtggggccaagtttctgggggaccaccccttccccaaaacacccccaaacatgacttatttactaaccatggcaatacgggacttaaataaaagatatttgagtcaagaatactaatctgatatcaaaatgtggggccaagtggcGGGGGCGgcccctcccaaaaacacctccaaagaagacaaatttataaccatagcaatatggggctcaaatgaaagacctttgggagtaaagcacgaatttgatacccaaattcggggaaaagtgtctatggggcgaccccatccccataacaacATCCATATAGGACGTACTTgttgaccattccaatatggggctgtagtaagaggtattttagagtagaacactaatctgatatatattttcaggcgcAAGTCACTAAACGGCTgccccatcctccaaaacacctcccaaaccggtcatgtttaccgactatggaaatatggggatcaaatgaaaggtatttgggagtagaccgcgaatttgatatcaacattcgggaccaatggCCTAAGGAGCGTCCCACccctataacaacccccaaatagaacgtatttgctcaccatgacaatttgggtctgaaagggagtggatctcgatattaatagtttttagggtccatgcCCCAAAccggaagtatttgctgacttttgcaattaggggtttaaatgaaagttatttgagattagaaaacgaatttgatatccaattttgaggccaatggcaatatggggttcaaataaattatatttgagagtagtgctggatgctgatatattttcagggccaagtgtttcgGGGACCAAccaactccccaaaacacccctaaatcggtatatTTACCAACTATGTCCatgtgggaatcaaatgaaaggcattggggagaagagtatgaaattgatacccattttcgggaccaattttctgagggtctacccctttcccaaaacaccccacaaacatcaCTTATTTTCTGACaattgtaatatggggctcaaatttcagcaaaattggataaaaatcgccgtcttgtaagggctcaagaagttaaatcgggagatcggtatatatgggagctacataatgttcttgaccgatttgaaccgtgcttagcacagtggtggagtcaggaagtcaaatcgggagatcggtttatgtacgagctatatgaggttatagactgatttcaaccgtacttggctccgttgttgggagtcataacagaatactatgtgcaaaatttcagccacatcggatgaaaattgaggctttcaggggctcaagaagtcaaaacggtaggtttgtttacatgggagctatatccaaatctgatgcgATATctcccatttgcaatacccccATCTTAgtttggtgggtataaaaaatttaattttctaaaaaaaaaattttgacaaaatttttctataaaaaaaaagttttaaaaaatttttgtaaacaataaaattttgacaattttttttttataaaaataaattttttaccttattttgtaataaaaataaaattttgacaattttttttttataaaaacaaaaaaattaaacaaaattgaatTTCTTTGTTGTTTCCCTTCATTCCCTTTATTAGATGCATGGTAATTCCACAGATGATGATGGCCTTTTGCAGGATATTCTGGAtcatgatgatgaagatgatgatgatgaagaagaTGACAGTGACATACAAATGGAGGCTAAGCCCTCCATACAGCCCATACACAGTGACACAGCACCAGAGTTTACTAGACGCAGTGCCGGTGCCAAGCAACGCGCACAAACACGACCCACCAGCTCTAGAATGAAGGTGAATTTACCCACCGCCAAAGTACTGGACAATGATTCTGAAGCTTCAGAAACTGATTCTGATGAAACGGATAAGCATGCTAAAGGCGGTGCAGCAATGGATTATTCGCCCAGTTGGGAGGCCCAGATGACCATAACGCCAGAAAAATGGGAAAATCTGCAAATCCATCAAGAGGTCAAGGAGCTATTTCCCTATATTTTGAAGTATATACCCCAGCACATAGAGACTGCTTATCATTTGCAACCCTTTATTCCCGATTATGTGCCCGCTGTGGGTGATGTTGATGCTTTTCTGCAGGTTACCGGACCTCCATTGCTTAACCCTCAACGCAGCCGTGAGGTTGAGGAGCATTTGAAAAAACTTGGCCTTTATTTCTTGGATGAACCCTCGGGCGCACAAAGTGAGCCCAGTTTGTTGAATATGAAATTACGTTCCGCCCTCACCGGCAGTGGCAGTAATGCGCGCTCCAGCTCTGCCTCGCTGGTGCCAAC
The Stomoxys calcitrans chromosome 3, idStoCalc2.1, whole genome shotgun sequence genome window above contains:
- the LOC106089448 gene encoding intraflagellar transport protein 46 homolog; this encodes MNYYDEEISVNGLAGAADMKPPLNNVKVERIPSRGSISDKGNNLESVRSLASRQGSEGGDNSLRSGVMLGRPRQRMMMHGNSTDDDGLLQDILDHDDEDDDDEEDDSDIQMEAKPSIQPIHSDTAPEFTRRSAGAKQRAQTRPTSSRMKVNLPTAKVLDNDSEASETDSDETDKHAKGGAAMDYSPSWEAQMTITPEKWENLQIHQEVKELFPYILKYIPQHIETAYHLQPFIPDYVPAVGDVDAFLQVTGPPLLNPQRSREVEEHLKKLGLYFLDEPSGAQSEPSLLNMKLRSALTGSGSNARSSSASLVPTAKSNKDIDKWINEVEQVHMSQSVYDVQPRKDIENMLIEWPRSYADAAATVQQAYQQCASGQQTVIDYIRTLCQQFGIEGPLETQADYLLSVQTLFALYLAANQAWE